From the bacterium genome, the window ATGCCCAGCTTGCCGCCGAAAGGGGAGAGTTTACCATTCACGATGCTCTCTCCGATGTTGTCACCAAACTAGTCAACCGCCATCCGCACGTTTTCGGCGAGCGAAAAGATCTGAATCCCCAGCAGGTTCGCGATATGTGGGAGCAAAACAAAACCAAATCCGGCGAAAAAGAATCGGTGCTTGGCGGGATCCCGATGGCCATGCCTGCGCTCACGCTCGCATTCCGCATCGGAGAAAAAGCAGGCGGAGTTGGATTTGATTGGAAGAAACCTGAAGAAGTGATGGGGAAGATCGAGGAAGAACTGGGGGAACTTCGCGCAGAATTGGATGCGCCTGTTCGAAGCAAAGAGCGCGTCGCGAATGAGATCGGCGATCTCCTCTTTGCCGTAGCCTCACTCGCACGCAAACTGGATATCGAGCCGGAATCCGCACTCCGCACCGCACTCATCAAGTTTCGCACGCGGTTTGATGCGATGGAGCGAAAGATCAGGACCGACGGCAACAACTTCTCCGATTTTTCGTTACAGGAGCTTGAACAACGGTGGCAAGCGGTGAAATTGCACCACGAATCCGATTGAACCGCTATGAGATAACATTTTGGTGTGTGGATAAGTGGAATTTTTTTCCTGATTCCGCACTCCACAGGAAATTTTCCTGAAACTGTACGCTTTTTTGTTGTGTTAAAATCGGGCATACGCTAACATTGGCGTCCAAACGAGTACGAAGAGGATCTTCGAAACCAGACCTAACGCGAGAGAACAGAACAGTCTTCCATATAGATCTGACACATCGTGGACTGATTCCAACGAGCACACGGCGACCGGAGACGGCCGGCTGTGAGGAGGATTAAGTATGGCATAACTTTCTGCAGGACGTTTCTCTTATGAAAACCGCTGCGCAGTGTGCGCAGTACCGAGAAACCCCTGTAACGTTATTATGAACTTTACTCAACACCATTCAGCATAAGGATTTTGTGTATGAAGAAAGCGATCATTTTCGCTCTAGCTTTTGTGACCATGATCGGTGTCAGCGCCATGGCGACTGAGACCCGCACCGTGGTTATGGGACAGAACAATCACATCATGCTCGACGATGCCAACCAGTGGCTTTATCCGTCCCGCGTGAACAACTACCCGAACATCGCCTCTGCCGAAGCCAACTGGAATTATGACGACATGTACAATGTCGGCGTGAACTGGAAATTCGGCGAAGAGAACCCGTGGGTCCTCGGTACCTATTTCTCCTCCAATGGTGAATACTATCCGCAGGGTTACTCCGGCAACTCGCTCGGTAACATGAGCTACCTTTACTATGGCGTGCCGTCCGTCGCGCCGGCCAAGCAGCAGTATGTCACCAACGGCAATGGCCGTTCGTTCGACCTGCTTTATGGTCGCAAACTCGGAACGTTCAACTTTGGTTTTGGCCTTGGCTACAACCACGCCTCCTACAAGTCCGAAGAGACCGATGACCAGACCGAAGAAGCCTTCACTCAGTACACCATCAGCCTGGGCGTGACCCCGGATGCCGGTAACTGGGATGTGGCGCTCCACTTCGCCATGGGCTCCTGGACCGATAAGGATGCCGATGGTGAAGAGCAGTCCGAAGCTGACGGCTACACCGACATCGCCGTTCTCGGCCGCTATTTCCACAAGATGAACAATACCGTCACGATCGTGCCGCACGCGATGCTCGCTACCGGCAGCCGTGGTGAGAAGTTCACTGGCGACTACGAAGCCAACTCCGACTACAAGGAGAAATTGACCTCCCTCGAACTCGGCGTCGGCATGAACTACACGCCGGTCACCAATGTCCTCGCCGTTCTCGATTTCGGTTTCTGGCAGGATAAGATCAAGTACGAGATGGAAGGACAGGAAGACGAGACCGAATCCTGGACTTCTATGCCGTACTGGCGCCTCGGCGTCGAAGGCGAAGTCTTCAATT encodes:
- the mazG gene encoding nucleoside triphosphate pyrophosphohydrolase; its protein translation is MEDPSLTPFERLVKLMAILRSPEGCNWDRKQTHESLIPYLVEESYEVIDAIEQKQYPALREELGDLAVQLVFHAQLAAERGEFTIHDALSDVVTKLVNRHPHVFGERKDLNPQQVRDMWEQNKTKSGEKESVLGGIPMAMPALTLAFRIGEKAGGVGFDWKKPEEVMGKIEEELGELRAELDAPVRSKERVANEIGDLLFAVASLARKLDIEPESALRTALIKFRTRFDAMERKIRTDGNNFSDFSLQELEQRWQAVKLHHESD